One genomic segment of Desulfovibrio sp. JC010 includes these proteins:
- a CDS encoding LysR family transcriptional regulator codes for MSKNNVTKLDLNLLVILDTIFSERSLTMAGKKLFMTQSAVSHALSKLRQHFDDRLFIRRGNIMEPTPLCKTVQKNISPSLKTIIQSLADRGEFEPASSKRTFCLGLSDYLCKLLLPNILQKIDDTAPGISLRIIQTTYEQRAEMLQNGKLDVFLGCTRDYGAGVLKEKLFEDREVCVVRDGHSIQGRVMDEKEMADNEFAALSLSETGLGFLEDYLYRKGVQRRIKVVLQQETVIPAIVENSDLVGSVAQRLAEMYAREGRLRIVRMPLENTVFEVFQHWHTLNDNDPAQKWLRRIISEAAATLPSLDA; via the coding sequence ATGAGCAAAAATAATGTTACCAAACTGGACCTGAACCTGCTGGTCATACTGGACACCATCTTTTCTGAACGCAGCCTGACCATGGCCGGGAAGAAGCTGTTCATGACCCAGTCTGCGGTCAGTCATGCCCTTTCCAAGCTGCGGCAGCATTTTGATGACCGCCTCTTTATCCGCCGGGGCAACATCATGGAACCCACCCCGCTATGCAAGACAGTTCAAAAAAACATCTCCCCCAGCCTTAAGACGATCATCCAATCCCTAGCCGACCGGGGTGAATTTGAACCGGCCTCTTCAAAACGGACTTTCTGCCTTGGGCTGAGTGATTACCTATGCAAACTCCTGCTGCCGAACATACTGCAAAAAATTGATGACACTGCGCCGGGCATATCTTTGCGGATCATACAGACAACCTATGAACAACGGGCGGAGATGCTGCAAAACGGCAAGCTTGATGTTTTTCTGGGCTGTACTCGAGACTACGGGGCCGGGGTTCTTAAAGAAAAACTGTTTGAAGACAGGGAAGTGTGCGTAGTCCGCGACGGTCATTCCATTCAGGGTAGGGTAATGGACGAAAAAGAAATGGCCGATAATGAATTTGCCGCCCTGTCCCTTTCCGAGACCGGACTGGGATTTCTGGAAGATTATCTCTACAGGAAAGGCGTGCAAAGGCGGATCAAAGTTGTGCTGCAACAGGAAACAGTCATCCCTGCAATTGTGGAGAATTCCGACCTTGTAGGCAGCGTGGCCCAGCGTCTTGCTGAGATGTACGCCAGAGAGGGAAGATTGCGAATTGTAAGGATGCCGCTGGAAAATACTGTTTTTGAAGTATTTCAACACTGGCACACACTCAATGATAATGACCCGGCGCAAAAATGGTTGCGCAGAATCATCAGCGAAGCAGCAGCCACATTGCCGTCATTGGATGCTTAA
- a CDS encoding EAL domain-containing protein, with translation MHELLEKQLKDTIGNQSAELADELNDFIELVEKTYSGLDASTLVPDSPAVSILQFIPDPAFIINKDGVVVAWNPALETLTGVPAEEVIGKGDFEHIKIIHGKRTPGLIDLVNGCEEIGEIEYEAISRRGRALAAEICIQNLGKRKSTNLWVQSAPILDEQGNSIGAIESLRDISARKQTENINEILYKISSALNSAADTPIFIKEVHESLKPFIDAENFFLALFDEEEMVLNFPYYADEKDFISPTETMPVVEGKSLSVEVIKAGHPLLLDEHDFEDQRTNKINHIGSPAKSWLGVPLKFGDKIMGVMAIQSYEQAGVYTSQDIDLMVAISEQLAAALLRRQAETALLESEKKFRSIFENATVAIFQSSASGKLTVANPALARIMGYDNVDEMLTENDRASRFIYDRGGRQKFLKRLLLDGSVNGMLLRVNHRNGEEKWVTINARTSYDKHGKPILYTGTAFDSTLEIVAERKIFRHKSRFMQLFESSPQAIALTDSKGNVVDTNRAFTNLFGYSTDEVGPCCENLSPSNSGKIKANVKKILDGETYRTEDMRRHKNGRLIPVSILGYPFMYNDEISGTFIIYDDISQRKEYERRLSYQSLHDSLTGLPNRTFFLERLEEALDISRNIPERTFAVLMLDIDMFKRINDSLGHQAGDELLIKVGKRIKDCLRPADTVARMGGDEFAVLIDDFTTPQQVIQIIRNIRNEIRKPVNISAREVVISSSIGIVFKTSTYEHPEHIVRDADISMYKAKEQGVNKFKVFNKTMHEKALQSLLIETEIRQGIPEREFFPYFQPVYSMQNRNLAGFEALVRWNHPERGFLTPDQIIPVAEETGLIVELDRVILFDACRAMAAWIKNFPNTEDLFLTVNLSPSQLSKPDLAEAIQTIINETAIPTDCLKLEITESAIMERNAASSLNLRKIGEMGIRLAVDDFGTGYSSLAQLQRFPASTVKIDRSFVSHMAGDHESLEIVRAVNALGHSLSMDVIAEGVETRQQLILLNDIGCDYVQGFYFDKPQTMDDAEKLVKMRSEGFCPPGLTSI, from the coding sequence ATGCACGAACTGCTGGAAAAACAACTAAAAGACACCATCGGAAACCAGTCGGCTGAACTGGCCGATGAATTAAACGATTTCATCGAGCTGGTTGAGAAAACGTACTCCGGCCTTGATGCATCTACCCTTGTACCAGATTCCCCCGCAGTATCTATCTTGCAATTTATTCCGGACCCGGCTTTTATAATCAATAAAGACGGGGTCGTTGTTGCGTGGAACCCGGCACTTGAAACCCTGACCGGAGTCCCGGCAGAAGAAGTGATCGGCAAAGGGGACTTCGAACACATCAAAATAATCCACGGCAAAAGAACCCCCGGCCTTATTGATCTTGTCAACGGGTGTGAGGAAATCGGGGAAATCGAATACGAAGCCATCAGCCGCCGGGGCCGGGCCCTTGCAGCAGAAATATGCATCCAGAATCTAGGCAAACGCAAAAGCACCAACCTGTGGGTCCAGTCCGCCCCGATCCTTGATGAACAGGGTAATTCCATCGGAGCTATTGAATCTCTTCGCGATATTTCGGCAAGAAAACAGACAGAAAATATCAACGAAATCCTGTATAAAATTTCATCTGCCCTGAATTCAGCTGCAGACACCCCCATTTTCATCAAAGAAGTTCACGAAAGCCTTAAACCTTTCATTGATGCGGAAAACTTTTTCCTTGCCCTTTTTGATGAAGAAGAAATGGTCCTTAATTTTCCCTATTATGCAGATGAAAAAGATTTTATATCCCCCACCGAAACCATGCCGGTGGTTGAGGGAAAAAGCCTGAGCGTGGAAGTCATCAAGGCAGGACATCCTCTCCTTCTGGACGAACACGACTTTGAAGACCAAAGAACAAATAAAATCAACCACATCGGTTCTCCGGCAAAATCATGGCTGGGTGTCCCCCTGAAATTCGGTGATAAAATCATGGGCGTCATGGCTATTCAGTCATACGAACAGGCCGGGGTATATACATCTCAAGACATAGACCTGATGGTTGCAATCTCCGAACAGCTTGCCGCGGCACTGCTGCGCAGACAGGCGGAAACAGCCCTGCTGGAAAGCGAGAAAAAATTCCGTTCAATTTTCGAAAACGCGACAGTTGCAATTTTCCAGAGTTCTGCATCAGGCAAACTGACCGTAGCCAATCCGGCACTGGCCAGAATCATGGGCTATGACAATGTAGATGAGATGCTGACCGAGAATGACCGGGCCTCAAGATTTATCTATGACCGGGGAGGGCGTCAGAAATTTCTGAAGCGGTTACTTCTGGACGGTTCGGTAAACGGCATGCTGCTACGCGTTAACCACCGTAACGGTGAAGAAAAATGGGTTACCATCAACGCCCGAACATCTTACGATAAACACGGAAAACCCATCCTCTATACCGGCACAGCATTCGATTCCACTCTTGAAATCGTGGCTGAACGCAAAATTTTCAGACACAAATCCCGGTTCATGCAACTCTTTGAAAGCTCCCCGCAAGCCATCGCCCTGACCGACTCCAAAGGCAATGTGGTGGATACCAACCGGGCATTCACCAACCTATTCGGTTATTCCACAGACGAAGTGGGGCCCTGCTGTGAAAACCTTTCCCCAAGCAACAGCGGAAAAATAAAAGCCAACGTAAAAAAAATCCTCGACGGCGAAACCTACCGAACCGAGGACATGCGCAGACACAAAAACGGCAGACTGATTCCGGTTTCAATCCTCGGCTATCCGTTCATGTATAATGATGAAATTTCGGGAACATTCATAATTTATGACGATATTTCACAGCGCAAAGAATATGAACGCAGACTTTCCTACCAGTCCCTGCATGATTCCCTCACCGGACTGCCGAACCGCACATTTTTCCTTGAACGGCTGGAAGAAGCATTGGACATATCCCGCAATATACCGGAACGGACATTTGCCGTGCTCATGCTGGATATCGACATGTTCAAGCGCATCAACGACAGTCTCGGACATCAGGCCGGGGATGAACTGCTCATCAAAGTGGGCAAGAGGATCAAAGACTGCCTGCGTCCGGCTGACACTGTCGCCAGAATGGGCGGCGATGAATTCGCGGTGCTGATTGATGATTTTACCACCCCGCAGCAGGTAATCCAGATTATCCGCAACATCCGCAATGAAATCCGTAAGCCGGTAAATATTTCAGCCCGCGAAGTTGTAATCAGCTCCAGTATCGGCATTGTTTTCAAGACCTCGACCTACGAACACCCTGAACACATTGTGCGCGATGCCGACATCAGCATGTACAAAGCCAAAGAACAGGGCGTAAACAAATTCAAGGTCTTCAATAAAACCATGCACGAGAAAGCCCTGCAAAGCCTGCTCATTGAAACCGAAATCCGGCAGGGCATCCCGGAGCGGGAATTTTTCCCATACTTCCAGCCGGTCTACAGTATGCAGAACCGCAATCTGGCCGGATTTGAAGCACTGGTTCGCTGGAACCATCCGGAACGCGGCTTCCTGACCCCGGACCAGATCATCCCCGTGGCAGAAGAAACCGGACTGATAGTCGAACTGGACCGGGTCATCCTTTTCGATGCCTGCCGGGCCATGGCCGCATGGATTAAAAATTTCCCCAATACCGAAGACCTTTTCCTGACTGTAAATCTCTCCCCCAGCCAGCTCTCCAAACCGGACCTGGCTGAAGCGATCCAGACGATCATCAATGAAACCGCCATTCCCACGGACTGCCTGAAATTGGAGATAACTGAATCAGCTATCATGGAACGCAATGCAGCTTCCTCCCTTAACCTGAGGAAAATCGGGGAAATGGGCATCAGGCTGGCGGTGGATGATTTCGGCACGGGCTACTCTTCGCTGGCCCAGCTGCAACGTTTCCCGGCCTCCACCGTAAAAATCGACCGTTCCTTTGTCAGCCACATGGCCGGAGACCACGAATCACTCGAGATCGTGCGCGCGGTCAACGCGCTTGGCCACAGCCTTAGCATGGATGTCATTGCCGAGGGAGTGGAGACCCGTCAGCAGCTTATACTGCTCAATGATATCGGCTGCGATTATGTACAGGGATTTTACTTCGACAAACCGCAGACCATGGACGATGCCGAAAAACTGGTCAAAATGCGTTCCGAAGGGTTCTGCCCTCCCGGATTGACTTCAATATAA
- a CDS encoding ABC transporter six-transmembrane domain-containing protein, with the protein MTSKSISLKNLIRRFWRKTLLTWIFVLVEGVAIVLMPMVIGWAVDGLMVDDLSGIYQLAGLCLILLLAGAGRRFYDTRAYAKIFNTVANELVQNERGKKSGVSKITARTNLFIEFIHFLEESIPEIIQQIITLFGVLLIIVFIDWKVFAACLASVAVTGLIYAFSEKKIFQLNKGSNDEFEQQVDILTRASSPEIRAHFKKLTIWDIRMSDLETLNFSGIWIALSAVMLFSVTSSVSAGLSFGQVLATVMYVFEFIECIMSFPFFYQEVVRLREIGVRLAEP; encoded by the coding sequence ATGACTTCTAAATCTATTTCCCTGAAAAATTTAATCCGCCGTTTCTGGCGTAAGACCCTGTTGACCTGGATATTTGTTCTGGTGGAGGGGGTGGCGATTGTTCTAATGCCTATGGTTATCGGCTGGGCCGTAGACGGGTTGATGGTCGATGATTTGTCCGGGATTTATCAATTGGCCGGATTATGCCTGATCCTGTTGTTGGCCGGTGCAGGTCGAAGGTTCTATGACACGCGGGCTTACGCAAAGATTTTTAACACTGTTGCCAACGAGCTTGTGCAGAATGAACGCGGGAAGAAATCAGGAGTTTCGAAGATCACAGCACGGACCAATCTTTTTATAGAATTTATCCATTTTCTTGAGGAGTCTATACCGGAGATCATTCAGCAGATCATAACTCTGTTTGGAGTTTTGTTGATAATAGTTTTTATCGATTGGAAAGTATTTGCGGCCTGTCTCGCAAGCGTTGCGGTGACGGGCTTGATCTATGCTTTCAGCGAAAAAAAAATATTTCAGTTGAACAAGGGCAGTAACGATGAATTTGAGCAGCAGGTCGATATTCTCACCCGGGCCAGCAGCCCTGAGATACGGGCTCATTTTAAAAAATTGACCATCTGGGATATCCGGATGTCAGATCTTGAAACGCTTAATTTTTCGGGTATATGGATTGCGCTTTCCGCTGTGATGCTATTTTCTGTTACCAGCTCTGTCTCAGCAGGATTATCCTTCGGTCAGGTTCTGGCTACGGTAATGTATGTTTTTGAATTCATAGAATGCATCATGTCTTTTCCGTTTTTTTATCAGGAGGTCGTGCGGCTCCGCGAGATCGGTGTGCGTTTGGCTGAGCCTTAA
- the ilvN gene encoding acetolactate synthase small subunit: MKHTISALVRNKTGVLAESSAAFQDNGINITSISCGETENMDVSRMVICAEGSKEEITKVTEELKAMDFVIQLDDLARKEFVDRELVLIKVEVNKDTMSQIMQIFEVFRADVVGMGQKTITVELSGDQERVEGLVKILQPFGIKSLCRTGMIALKRGDE, translated from the coding sequence ATGAAACACACAATATCCGCACTGGTAAGAAACAAAACCGGGGTTCTGGCTGAGTCCTCAGCTGCTTTTCAAGACAACGGAATCAACATCACTTCCATTTCCTGCGGCGAAACCGAAAATATGGATGTTTCGCGCATGGTCATTTGCGCCGAAGGCAGCAAAGAAGAAATCACCAAAGTCACCGAAGAACTCAAAGCCATGGATTTCGTCATTCAACTTGACGACCTTGCCCGCAAAGAATTTGTGGACCGCGAACTGGTACTGATCAAGGTGGAAGTAAACAAAGACACCATGTCCCAGATCATGCAGATTTTCGAAGTTTTCCGGGCTGATGTTGTCGGCATGGGCCAGAAGACCATCACCGTCGAACTGAGCGGGGATCAGGAACGGGTTGAAGGACTGGTAAAAATCCTGCAGCCGTTCGGAATTAAAAGTTTATGCCGCACCGGCATGATCGCGCTTAAGCGCGGGGATGAATAG
- a CDS encoding bacteriohemerythrin: MPVKLRLMLSIAVIFVMTAASVFMAGFSTLQITFLCIALAATVLGFVSLNSGFSGQLEVLSNYLVELTKAGKKASIPAGMDDDILAAAKKSGEAVYALAEECIKAQEESDSLRDRVDSAEAETENVRKELAEQKEALEAITKSAANAGGISGKLFAGIEELSAQVNQVSAGMDLQRDRVTETATAMEEMNSTVLEVAQNAGLAANSSAQSKDNAVHGAQGVSEAIQSFEQIKDTILNLKETMGTLGEQADNIGQIMTVITDIADQTNLLALNAAIEAARAGEAGRGFAVVADEVRKLAEKTMDATKGVGEAVSTIQNNARENIAAVESAAEDIVNSTESAARSGELMEAIVGIVDETNTQVESIAAASEEQSAASEEINMAISDVARVASETSEGMSSSAHALTEIASVVEELDSIVQGISSGRVVDTSSGKIVEWSDDLSVHVRTIDEHHMTLLDLINELYGAMRQRKADTVIGEVAERLLEYTTYHFGYEEKIFDKHGYPETEPHKKLHKTFIDKIADFKDDVNAGKVTASTDIIRFLKDWLIKHIMVVDAKYTDFMHEHGYH, encoded by the coding sequence ATGCCAGTTAAATTGAGACTCATGTTATCCATTGCCGTAATTTTTGTGATGACCGCAGCGTCGGTTTTCATGGCTGGTTTTTCCACCTTGCAGATAACATTTCTGTGTATAGCCCTCGCGGCCACAGTTCTGGGTTTTGTATCCCTCAATTCAGGATTCAGCGGACAGTTGGAAGTATTGTCCAATTATCTGGTCGAGCTTACCAAGGCAGGCAAAAAAGCGTCCATCCCCGCTGGAATGGACGATGACATCCTCGCCGCAGCAAAAAAATCAGGCGAAGCAGTTTATGCCCTTGCCGAAGAATGCATTAAGGCACAGGAAGAATCAGACTCTCTGCGCGACCGGGTAGATTCAGCCGAAGCAGAGACAGAAAACGTGCGCAAAGAACTCGCTGAGCAGAAAGAAGCCCTTGAAGCTATTACCAAATCCGCAGCCAACGCAGGCGGCATTTCCGGAAAACTTTTTGCCGGGATTGAAGAGCTCAGTGCTCAGGTCAATCAGGTCAGTGCCGGTATGGATCTGCAGAGAGACCGTGTGACTGAAACAGCCACCGCCATGGAAGAGATGAACAGCACAGTTCTGGAAGTTGCCCAGAATGCCGGGCTTGCGGCCAACAGTTCCGCCCAATCCAAAGATAACGCTGTTCACGGAGCTCAGGGCGTTTCCGAAGCTATCCAATCTTTTGAACAAATCAAGGACACCATCCTGAACCTCAAGGAAACCATGGGCACCCTCGGCGAACAGGCTGACAACATCGGCCAGATCATGACCGTGATTACCGACATCGCCGACCAGACCAACCTGCTGGCCCTGAACGCAGCCATCGAGGCAGCCCGGGCAGGTGAAGCAGGACGCGGATTCGCGGTTGTTGCCGACGAAGTACGCAAGCTGGCGGAAAAAACAATGGATGCAACCAAGGGCGTAGGCGAGGCAGTATCCACAATTCAGAACAATGCCCGCGAAAACATCGCCGCTGTTGAATCCGCAGCCGAAGACATTGTCAACTCCACCGAGTCCGCAGCCAGATCCGGCGAACTCATGGAGGCAATTGTGGGTATTGTTGACGAGACCAATACTCAGGTTGAATCCATCGCAGCGGCATCGGAAGAACAGTCCGCAGCATCCGAAGAAATCAACATGGCCATCAGCGATGTGGCAAGAGTCGCCTCGGAAACATCTGAAGGCATGTCTTCATCCGCCCATGCCCTCACTGAAATCGCCAGTGTGGTGGAAGAACTTGATTCCATTGTGCAGGGGATTTCATCCGGCAGAGTTGTTGATACCAGTTCCGGCAAAATCGTTGAATGGTCCGATGACCTCTCAGTGCATGTCCGCACCATTGACGAACACCACATGACCCTGCTTGACCTCATCAACGAACTTTACGGAGCCATGCGCCAGCGCAAGGCTGACACTGTTATCGGCGAAGTGGCTGAAAGACTGCTTGAATACACCACCTACCACTTCGGTTACGAAGAAAAAATATTCGACAAGCACGGCTACCCGGAAACCGAACCGCACAAAAAGCTGCATAAGACTTTCATCGATAAAATCGCTGATTTCAAAGACGATGTTAATGCCGGTAAGGTTACCGCCTCCACCGATATTATCCGCTTCCTCAAAGACTGGCTTATCAAGCATATCATGGTGGTGGATGCTAAATACACCGACTTCATGCATGAACACGGTTACCACTAG
- a CDS encoding phosphate acyltransferase: MTITSLDEIVAAVRNHNQPARVAIAPCAEEFVIRSALTAHKEGIAEPIFIGNREKSLAVAKEHSLNIDGFEFHEENDDAEAVTKAVALFKEGKADLIMKGLVSTSTVLKAILNKQTGVPTKGIISHVSVFEASSTQRLILLTDAGVNIKPNLQRKADILRNALDVARKLGIKKPKAAALAATEKVNYPAMPATLDADILAKMAAEDAFGDAEVAGPLALDLAISRTAATCKGIDNPVAGCADILLTPEIESGNILYKALTTIADKTMASVVVGSDVPIVVSSRGDSDSSKFHSIALACYLSGM; this comes from the coding sequence ATGACCATCACATCACTAGATGAAATTGTTGCAGCAGTCCGAAACCATAATCAGCCGGCACGGGTGGCAATAGCCCCGTGTGCTGAAGAGTTTGTTATCCGCTCCGCCCTTACCGCACACAAAGAAGGCATTGCCGAACCCATTTTCATCGGCAACCGCGAAAAATCACTGGCGGTGGCAAAAGAACACAGCTTAAACATCGACGGTTTTGAATTCCACGAAGAGAACGACGATGCGGAAGCTGTAACCAAGGCTGTTGCATTGTTCAAAGAAGGTAAAGCCGATCTGATCATGAAAGGACTGGTCAGCACCAGCACAGTGCTCAAGGCCATCCTCAACAAACAGACCGGCGTGCCGACCAAAGGCATCATCAGCCATGTAAGTGTGTTTGAAGCTTCGTCAACACAAAGACTGATTCTGCTTACCGATGCCGGAGTGAACATCAAACCGAACCTGCAACGCAAGGCGGATATCCTGCGCAATGCACTGGATGTCGCCCGCAAACTGGGAATAAAAAAGCCCAAGGCTGCTGCCCTCGCTGCAACGGAAAAGGTAAACTACCCGGCCATGCCTGCCACTCTGGACGCGGACATTCTTGCCAAGATGGCGGCTGAAGATGCCTTCGGTGACGCGGAAGTTGCCGGCCCGCTGGCCCTTGATCTCGCTATTTCCCGGACAGCAGCCACCTGTAAGGGCATCGACAATCCGGTGGCAGGCTGCGCAGACATCCTGCTGACCCCGGAAATCGAAAGCGGCAACATCCTCTACAAGGCCCTGACCACCATTGCGGACAAAACAATGGCCAGCGTGGTAGTGGGCAGCGATGTCCCCATTGTGGTCTCCTCACGAGGCGACTCAGACAGTTCCAAGTTCCATTCCATTGCACTGGCCTGCTACCTTTCCGGAATGTGA
- a CDS encoding ABC transporter substrate-binding protein, translating into MKRLITGFMIALLLIPACAFARTLTFATDPFPPFYYEEDGTPKGIQYELAKIVFSKMQTRFKIVFVPWKRALLMAESGKVDGVFGLRKTKERLRWMIYPDEPLMEVNTVIFKRVDSPFEYTGISALKGKKIGIIKGYTYGKEFDESTLFKKEEVADLRHNFLKMLAGRIDMVAAYRAVGIHVLNQMGLQGQIIPCPGKIHVSPLYIGFSKEPGNGKISREFSRILNEFKKSDECKELMQRLDIPQELISPCQ; encoded by the coding sequence ATGAAAAGACTTATCACCGGATTTATGATCGCCCTGCTGCTGATCCCGGCTTGCGCCTTTGCCAGAACACTCACCTTCGCCACCGACCCTTTTCCGCCATTTTACTATGAAGAGGACGGAACCCCGAAAGGCATACAATACGAACTGGCCAAGATAGTATTCAGCAAAATGCAAACCCGTTTCAAAATTGTATTTGTCCCTTGGAAACGGGCCTTGCTGATGGCTGAATCCGGAAAAGTTGATGGGGTTTTCGGCCTGCGCAAGACAAAGGAAAGGCTGCGCTGGATGATTTATCCTGATGAACCGCTCATGGAAGTAAATACGGTAATTTTCAAACGGGTGGACAGTCCATTTGAATACACAGGTATTTCAGCACTGAAAGGAAAGAAAATCGGTATAATTAAAGGATATACCTACGGTAAAGAATTCGACGAGAGCACTCTCTTCAAAAAAGAAGAGGTCGCTGACCTGCGTCATAATTTCCTGAAAATGCTGGCCGGACGGATTGATATGGTAGCGGCTTACCGGGCCGTGGGAATCCATGTCTTGAACCAGATGGGACTGCAGGGCCAGATTATACCCTGCCCCGGCAAAATCCATGTCAGTCCGCTTTATATCGGATTCTCAAAAGAACCGGGAAATGGGAAAATCAGTCGGGAATTTTCCCGGATTCTCAATGAATTTAAAAAGTCGGATGAATGCAAAGAACTCATGCAAAGACTCGATATTCCGCAGGAATTGATTTCGCCATGCCAATAA